From the genome of Pseudomonadota bacterium:
TTTCCTTGCGCGTCAGACGAAAATGCTGAAAGAGCTCCACCGCCGGCGCCGAGGCGCCGAAATGATCCAGGGCCAGAATGTCCCCGGGTCCATCCAGGAACCGATGCCAACCCAGGGAAGCGGCGGCCTCGACGATCAGCCGCCGACCGCCCGGGGGCAGCACCTGATCACAATAGGCTTTGGATTGAGCGGTAAACAGTTCCCAACTCGGCATGGAAACCACTCGCGCGGCCACGCCCCTGGTCTTGAGGTCTTCCGCCGCCGCCAGGATCAGGGCCACTTCCGAACCGCTGGCGATCAGGGTCAGGTCGGCTTCCGGCGCGTCCCTGAGCAGATAGGCGCCGCGATGCACTCCGGTCGCCGCTTTCCTGCCGGTCGCGGCCAGGGTCGGCAGATTCTGCCGGGTCAGAATCAAAGCCGTCGGCCCGGTCGTGCGCAGCAGCGCCTCCCGCCAGGCGGCCACGGTCTCGTTGGCGTCGGCCGGCCGAATCACGGTCAGGCCGGGAATCACCCTGAGACTGGCCAGATGTTCGATCGGCTGGTGCGTCGGGCCGTCCTCGCCGACGCCGATGCTGTCATGGGTAAAAACATAAATCACCGGCAGGCCCATCATCGCCGCCAGGCGAATCGCCGGTTTCATGTAGTCGCAGAAAACCAGAAAGGTGCCGCCGAAGATCCTGAGACCGCGATGCAGGGCGATACCGTTCATGATCGCTCCCATCGCATGTTCCCGCACCCCGAAACGAATATTACGGCCGGAAAAAGCGGGCGCCGTGAAATCGGCGGCGCCCTCGATCAGAGTTTTGTTCGAAGGCCCGAGGTCGGCGGAGCCGCCCATCAGTTCCGGAAGCACTGCCGCCAGCCGATTGATGATCTTGCCGGAAACGACGCGAGAGGCTACGCCCTTGGCATCGGCGTCATATCCAGGCAGGCTTTTTTTCCAGTTCGCCGGCAGTTCCGCCGCCTGCCGCCGCCGCCATTCGGCCGCGAGTTCGGGAAAGGCCTGCGCGTAAGCGCTCATCATCTCCAGCCAGGCTTGTTCCGCAGCCGCACCGGCCGCGCCAACCCCGGCGAAATCCTGATAGACTTCCTCCGGCACGAAAAAGGAGCTCTCCTCCGGCCAGCCCAGGTTGACCCGGGTGGCGATAATTTCCGCTGCGCCCAGAGGTTCGCCATGCGCCGAGGGGCTGTCCTGTTTGGCCGGGCTGCCGAAACCGATATGGGTGCGCACGGCGATCAGACTGGGACGTTGCGTTTCGGCCCGGGCCGCGTTCAGGGCGGCGGTGAGCGCGGCCACGTCATTGCCGTTAGCGACTTCGATCACCTGCCAACCGTAAGCCCGGAAACGGGCGACCCGGTCTTCGGTAAAGGTAATTTCCGTGGGCCCCTCGATGGAAATATGATTGTCGTCATAAAGATAGATGAGTTTCCCCAAGCCGAGGTTGCCGGCCAGGGAGGCGGCCTCGTGCGAAATGCCTTCCATCAGGTCGCCGTCGCCGACGATGCCGTAGGTGAAGTGATCGACCACGGGAAAACCGGGCCGGTTAAAGGTCGCGGCCAGGCTTCTCTCGGCCATCGCCAGGCCCACCCCGGCGGCCAGGCCCTGCCCCAGGGGACCGGTCGTGATTTCCACCCCCGGGGTATGCCCGAATTCGGGATGCCCCGGGGTCCGGCTGCCCCACTGCCGAAACGCCTTGAGGTCATCCAGGCTCAAGGGATAACCGCAGAGATGCAGCAGGGCGTAGAGCAAGGCCGAACCGTGACCGGCGGAAAGGACAAAACGATCGCGGTCGGCCCACTGGGGATGGGCCGGATTATGTTTGAGAAAACGACGCCAGAGGGTATAGGCCAGCGGAGCCGCCCCCATCGGCATGCCCGGATGCCCGGAATTAGCCTTTTCCACCATGTCGACCGCGAGAAAACGAATCGTATTGACGGACTTATCTTCCAGAGTCTGCATTATCTATCCTTCAACCTCCATCATAATTAAAAATCAGTATCTGTTCAGGGAAAACCGGCGCAGCCTGGATTCTTCTGCGGCCAACCCGAAAAATCGGGAACACCGGAAATTCTGGGTTTACAAAACAACTCGTACAAACCAAAAAGACGAACCCTTTTTCGAGCCCGTCTTTGGTTGGCATAACACCGCGAAAATAATGGAAATAACAGAATTTTGACTTTTCAAAAAACCGTCAATATACTCTCCATGAACCCGGGCGGCGGGAGAAAAATCAGCCCGCTCGCGTTTATAGCAGTTTAGAAAAGCTAAATCAATCCGCGAATCACTTTCCGGTCCGATCTTTATCCTTTGTGACTCTCATTTTCTCGCCCGGCCGCCGCCTCCTCCACTTCCACCTCTTCCCAGCCGGTAAACATCGAAACCGTATAGGCCGACAGGGTGCCGCCGGTCGTGGTCAGATAGACATGGACGAGAAGAAACAGGAGCAGGGCAAAGGCCGCCAGGGTATGGGAAAAGGCGACCCCGTTAAGCCGCAGACTCAGACCCCAGGCCGGCCAATCGTTGTAATAATAATAAAGCAGACCGCTGAGCAGCTGCAGGGGCAGCAGCACCACCTTCAGGAAGAGATAGGAAAGCGCCTGCAGGGGGTTGAGTTTGCGTTCCTCGCTCTTGTGAAACGGATGCTTTTCCCCGCGCATGATGCCGACCAGGTAGAAAGCGACGATCTTTTGCAGATTCTCGAAACGGGGACGGTAATGCCGCCACTGCCCGGTCGTCAAATGCCAGAAGATCGCGAACGCGGTCAGCCCGAGCAGGACCAGGCCGGCCAGATTATGCCAGCGGCAGGCGGCGGCGTAGCCGAAAAGCCGATAACCGCCGTGAATCTCAAAACCGCTAAGGAGCAGAAAGATAATCAGAAAAGCCTGCAACCAGTGCCAGAAACGCTCAAAACGAGTATATAAATGCAGTTTGATTTTCACGACCGACCTCCTTGACGGCGACTGCCCAGAAAGCGCAGCCCGGCATGCAGGGCCAGACCCAGAAAGGTCAGCAGCAGGGCGATACCGGCCGCGCGGTCCAGCCCCAGCCAACGATCGCGGCCCGGCAGATAGAAACCTTTGAGCCCGGCCAGGCGGCCGTTCCGGCTGTGACAGGCCTCGCAGCCCAGGGCTTGCTCCTTGACCGTGACCATGTGGGTGATCGGCCAGTACATGCCGGTTTC
Proteins encoded in this window:
- the tkt gene encoding transketolase, translated to MQTLEDKSVNTIRFLAVDMVEKANSGHPGMPMGAAPLAYTLWRRFLKHNPAHPQWADRDRFVLSAGHGSALLYALLHLCGYPLSLDDLKAFRQWGSRTPGHPEFGHTPGVEITTGPLGQGLAAGVGLAMAERSLAATFNRPGFPVVDHFTYGIVGDGDLMEGISHEAASLAGNLGLGKLIYLYDDNHISIEGPTEITFTEDRVARFRAYGWQVIEVANGNDVAALTAALNAARAETQRPSLIAVRTHIGFGSPAKQDSPSAHGEPLGAAEIIATRVNLGWPEESSFFVPEEVYQDFAGVGAAGAAAEQAWLEMMSAYAQAFPELAAEWRRRQAAELPANWKKSLPGYDADAKGVASRVVSGKIINRLAAVLPELMGGSADLGPSNKTLIEGAADFTAPAFSGRNIRFGVREHAMGAIMNGIALHRGLRIFGGTFLVFCDYMKPAIRLAAMMGLPVIYVFTHDSIGVGEDGPTHQPIEHLASLRVIPGLTVIRPADANETVAAWREALLRTTGPTALILTRQNLPTLAATGRKAATGVHRGAYLLRDAPEADLTLIASGSEVALILAAAEDLKTRGVAARVVSMPSWELFTAQSKAYCDQVLPPGGRRLIVEAAASLGWHRFLDGPGDILALDHFGASAPAVELFQHFRLTRKEIVRRAQALVKKRVGWR
- a CDS encoding cytochrome B — its product is MKIKLHLYTRFERFWHWLQAFLIIFLLLSGFEIHGGYRLFGYAAACRWHNLAGLVLLGLTAFAIFWHLTTGQWRHYRPRFENLQKIVAFYLVGIMRGEKHPFHKSEERKLNPLQALSYLFLKVVLLPLQLLSGLLYYYYNDWPAWGLSLRLNGVAFSHTLAAFALLLFLLVHVYLTTTGGTLSAYTVSMFTGWEEVEVEEAAAGRENESHKG